A genome region from Brooklawnia propionicigenes includes the following:
- a CDS encoding ABC transporter substrate-binding protein produces the protein MKNRTYSWAFRVLGALAALTLTVGCGAAAPTSSGSVSNGSQPAGTATATPASVSGTSFPMTVTDFTGHTQTFEQQPQRIAVVSGTPLNIFYDAGGTAIAGPNLTENIRLTEDRADEMRALPQLGLPRTIDSEALVGLNPDLVITQAGAQTALDSQMQQMGIPTFTTSVKNLDDLTAAYQVFGALAGTSDRASQRIEKITAETQAIVDQWPSDDDLSVVILFATAQGLTVKLDNSIAGQMTSMLGITNIASAMTPDNPGSETTTLDIEAIVQAQPDYVLVTSMFNSNDEAKASLEQQFASNPAWQAVDAVRNGKIVYLPQQYFLYNAGPHYADAARYLAASLRPDVYGSPAESA, from the coding sequence TTGAAGAACCGGACGTATTCCTGGGCCTTTCGAGTTCTGGGCGCACTCGCCGCATTGACGCTGACAGTCGGCTGCGGAGCCGCAGCCCCGACCTCCTCGGGATCGGTCTCGAACGGCAGTCAGCCGGCCGGCACGGCGACCGCCACTCCGGCCAGTGTCTCGGGCACCAGCTTTCCGATGACCGTCACCGACTTCACCGGGCACACGCAGACCTTCGAGCAGCAGCCGCAGCGGATCGCCGTCGTCTCGGGCACCCCGCTCAACATCTTCTATGACGCGGGCGGCACGGCCATTGCCGGGCCGAACCTCACCGAGAACATCCGGCTCACCGAAGACCGCGCCGACGAGATGCGCGCGCTGCCCCAATTGGGCCTGCCACGCACCATCGACAGCGAGGCCCTGGTCGGCCTCAACCCCGACCTGGTCATCACCCAGGCGGGCGCGCAGACCGCCCTCGACTCCCAGATGCAGCAGATGGGCATTCCGACCTTCACCACCTCGGTCAAGAACCTCGACGATCTGACTGCCGCCTACCAGGTCTTCGGTGCTCTGGCCGGCACCAGCGACCGGGCGTCCCAGCGCATCGAGAAGATCACCGCTGAGACGCAGGCAATCGTCGATCAGTGGCCGAGCGACGACGACCTCTCCGTGGTCATCTTGTTCGCCACCGCGCAGGGGCTCACGGTCAAGCTCGACAACTCGATCGCCGGGCAGATGACCTCCATGCTCGGCATCACCAACATCGCTTCGGCGATGACACCCGACAATCCCGGCTCCGAGACCACTACCTTGGACATCGAAGCGATCGTGCAGGCTCAGCCCGACTACGTGCTGGTCACCAGCATGTTCAACAGCAACGACGAGGCCAAGGCCAGCCTGGAGCAACAGTTCGCATCCAATCCGGCCTGGCAGGCGGTGGACGCGGTCCGCAACGGCAAGATCGTCTACCTGCCGCAGCAGTACTTCTTGTACAACGCAGGCCCGCACTATGCGGATGCAGCCCGTTACCTGGCCGCCAGCCTGCGCCCCGACGTCTACGGCAGCCCCGCCGAATCCGCCTGA